The proteins below are encoded in one region of Streptomyces marianii:
- a CDS encoding N-acetylmuramoyl-L-alanine amidase: MANPMPAQTLADILRDEGLTVVEVGTWRTHNRNHKGPWGPVHGVMIHHTVTSGTQRTVDICRTGYSGLPGPLCHGVIAKDGTVYLVGYGRANHAGSGDGDVLRAVIAETPALPADNEANTDGNRHFYGFECENLGDGKDPWPDVQLEAIERASAAICRWHRWGPRSVIGHLEWQPGKVDPRGFAMDDVRDRIADRLAVDPEPEQPPKTPPVQGGSYTVEKGDTLSAIGRKLDVPWADIATANSIKAPYTIRPGQKLKIPSKTTAKPPAAPKPPPRPVVDLSRLVAAAKADPPKRGTPVSYYGVKTVEQALVKEGLLGPSLADGHFGTATRTAYASWQRRCGYSGKDADGIPGATSLKKLAARRGFTVTA; the protein is encoded by the coding sequence ATGGCCAACCCGATGCCAGCGCAGACGCTGGCGGACATCCTGCGCGACGAGGGCCTGACCGTGGTCGAGGTCGGCACCTGGCGCACCCACAACCGCAACCACAAGGGCCCGTGGGGGCCCGTGCACGGGGTGATGATCCACCACACCGTGACGTCCGGAACGCAGCGGACCGTCGACATCTGCCGCACCGGCTACAGCGGCCTGCCCGGTCCGCTGTGCCACGGCGTCATCGCGAAGGACGGCACGGTCTACCTGGTCGGCTACGGCCGGGCGAACCACGCCGGTTCCGGCGACGGCGACGTCCTGCGCGCCGTCATCGCCGAGACCCCGGCACTGCCGGCCGACAACGAGGCGAACACCGACGGGAACCGGCACTTCTACGGCTTCGAGTGCGAGAACCTCGGCGACGGCAAGGACCCCTGGCCGGACGTCCAGCTGGAGGCGATCGAGCGAGCGTCAGCCGCGATTTGCCGCTGGCACCGGTGGGGCCCGAGGAGCGTGATCGGGCACCTGGAGTGGCAGCCGGGCAAGGTCGACCCGCGGGGCTTCGCCATGGACGACGTGCGGGACCGGATCGCTGACCGGCTCGCCGTAGACCCGGAGCCCGAGCAGCCGCCGAAGACACCCCCGGTGCAGGGTGGCTCGTACACGGTGGAGAAGGGCGACACCCTCTCCGCGATCGGCCGGAAGCTGGATGTGCCGTGGGCGGACATCGCGACGGCCAACAGCATCAAGGCCCCGTACACGATCCGCCCGGGGCAGAAGCTGAAGATCCCCAGCAAGACGACCGCGAAGCCGCCCGCCGCGCCGAAGCCCCCGCCGCGGCCGGTGGTGGACCTGTCGCGGCTCGTCGCCGCCGCGAAGGCCGACCCGCCGAAGCGCGGCACCCCGGTCAGCTACTACGGCGTGAAGACCGTGGAACAGGCCCTCGTTAAGGAGGGGCTCCTCGGCCCGAGCCTCGCTGACGGGCACTTCGGCACCGCCACCCGCACCGCGTACGCCTCGTGGCAGCGCCGGTGCGGCTACTCCGGCAAGGACGCCGACGGCATCCCCGGAGCCACGTCCCTGAAGAAGCTGGCCGCCCGACGCGGCTTCACTGTCACCGCCTGA
- a CDS encoding phage capsid protein: MPLPENNTAWPPPQYAAELQDMRIDDAWYSGDRTKLRTVYALQGYDHAAASNGIRDDRGRPWRFWERPRPVGARDGRLHVPLAEDIAATSAALLFSEPPTFTFELTETQDRWQEIADESGLNNILREAAEVSAALGGVCLRTTWNKDLAKRPLPTAVHADGVLPEYQFGVLTGITLWREVARNGGTVLRHLERHEPGVVLHGLYEGTLDNLGQRVPLTEDTTTEPIAAELDADGPGDTITTGVKGLACVYIPNIRPNRKHRGSMLGRSDWQSDGIRDHFMSLDEVYTSWMRDIRLAKSRIIAPEQFLTDLGPGKGAHFDDDQDVWTGIKAPPTGGEGLTLNQFTIRVDEHERSWNALTRQAVQAAGYSAQSFGLGDTTAVTATEVVARERKSMILRDQKSGYWLPELGAFAEAMLQMDTVLGFSRVTVERPRIQFGDSVSEDPKSVAETISLLAQAQAISTEAKVRMRNPELDDTAVREETDRILKETGQMVNDPTETGAEGPGAPGFGRKAGGEQPKGA; this comes from the coding sequence GTGCCGCTGCCTGAGAACAACACGGCATGGCCGCCGCCCCAGTACGCCGCGGAGCTCCAGGACATGCGCATCGATGACGCTTGGTACTCCGGCGACCGCACCAAGCTGCGCACCGTCTACGCCCTCCAGGGCTACGACCACGCCGCCGCGTCCAACGGCATCCGTGACGACCGCGGCCGGCCGTGGCGGTTCTGGGAGCGGCCCCGCCCGGTCGGTGCGCGGGACGGCCGGCTCCATGTGCCGCTCGCGGAGGACATTGCCGCCACGTCCGCGGCGCTCCTCTTCAGCGAGCCGCCGACGTTCACGTTCGAGTTGACCGAGACGCAGGACCGGTGGCAGGAGATCGCCGACGAGAGCGGGTTGAACAACATCCTCCGCGAGGCTGCGGAGGTGTCCGCCGCGCTCGGTGGCGTGTGCCTGCGTACGACGTGGAACAAGGACCTCGCGAAGCGGCCCCTGCCGACCGCCGTGCACGCTGACGGGGTGCTCCCCGAGTATCAGTTCGGGGTGCTCACGGGGATCACCCTGTGGCGGGAGGTGGCCCGCAACGGCGGCACCGTGCTGCGGCACCTGGAGCGCCACGAACCCGGCGTCGTCCTCCACGGCCTGTATGAGGGCACCCTCGACAACCTCGGCCAGCGCGTGCCGCTCACCGAGGACACCACGACGGAGCCGATCGCCGCCGAGCTCGACGCGGACGGGCCCGGCGACACGATCACCACCGGGGTGAAGGGCCTCGCCTGCGTCTACATCCCGAACATCCGCCCCAACCGGAAGCACCGGGGCAGCATGCTGGGACGTTCCGACTGGCAGTCCGACGGCATCCGCGACCACTTCATGTCCCTCGATGAGGTCTACACGTCGTGGATGCGGGACATCCGCCTCGCGAAGTCCCGGATCATCGCCCCGGAGCAGTTCCTGACCGACCTCGGGCCCGGGAAGGGCGCCCACTTCGATGACGACCAGGACGTGTGGACGGGCATCAAGGCCCCACCGACCGGCGGCGAGGGCCTGACCCTCAACCAGTTCACGATCCGCGTGGACGAGCACGAGCGGTCGTGGAACGCGCTCACCCGGCAGGCCGTCCAGGCGGCCGGCTACAGCGCTCAGTCCTTCGGGCTCGGGGACACCACCGCGGTCACGGCGACCGAGGTGGTCGCCCGGGAGCGCAAGAGCATGATCCTGCGGGACCAGAAGAGCGGCTATTGGCTGCCGGAGTTGGGGGCGTTCGCGGAGGCCATGCTCCAGATGGACACCGTGCTCGGGTTCTCGCGGGTGACGGTGGAGCGGCCGCGGATCCAGTTCGGTGACTCGGTGTCGGAGGACCCGAAGAGCGTCGCGGAGACGATCTCGCTGCTCGCTCAGGCGCAGGCCATCAGCACGGAGGCGAAGGTCCGCATGCGGAACCCCGAGCTGGACGACACCGCGGTCCGCGAGGAGACCGACCGGATCCTGAAGGAGACCGGGCAGATGGTCAACGACCCGACCGAGACCGGGGCCGAAGGGCCCGGCGCGCCCGGCTTCGGCCGCAAGGCAGGCGGGGAGCAGCCGAAGGGGGCGTGA
- a CDS encoding Rmf/CrpP fold protein — protein sequence MGPGEQVVRALNEGAEAGRRGDRPNACPYPSGDLRRSAWLRGYAKNRPLPGE from the coding sequence ATGGGACCGGGTGAGCAGGTGGTGAGGGCGCTCAACGAGGGAGCCGAGGCCGGGCGCCGCGGCGACCGACCGAACGCGTGCCCCTACCCGTCTGGCGACCTCCGCCGCTCCGCATGGCTGCGCGGCTACGCGAAGAACCGGCCGCTCCCGGGCGAGTAG
- a CDS encoding DUF6879 family protein, with product MPLVPFEEITHLFGQFEHTAFRLETRRGYASDRQGARFQAFMRGIDPQPEPEHPWNVNVREKAASGARFSRVRIIDEPPTDGQRFLMATAAGNVQAGEDIRVLTRTDAERLSLPDWDFWLFDSRTLVRMHIDATDTTIGVELVDDPAQVLAACRARDAAWPMAAPTAEVWAQVRSSV from the coding sequence GTGCCCCTGGTCCCCTTTGAGGAGATCACCCACCTGTTCGGCCAGTTCGAGCACACCGCGTTCCGGCTGGAGACCCGCCGCGGCTACGCATCCGATCGGCAGGGCGCACGGTTCCAGGCGTTCATGCGCGGGATCGATCCGCAGCCGGAGCCCGAGCACCCGTGGAACGTGAACGTGCGGGAGAAGGCGGCGTCCGGTGCCCGCTTCTCCCGGGTGCGGATCATTGACGAGCCGCCCACGGATGGGCAGCGGTTCCTCATGGCGACCGCGGCCGGCAACGTCCAAGCGGGCGAGGACATCCGTGTCCTGACCCGAACGGACGCGGAGCGGCTGTCCCTGCCGGACTGGGACTTCTGGCTGTTCGACTCCCGCACCCTGGTCCGCATGCACATCGACGCCACCGACACGACTATCGGCGTCGAGCTGGTCGACGACCCGGCGCAGGTGCTCGCCGCCTGCCGTGCCCGTGACGCCGCCTGGCCCATGGCGGCCCCTACTGCTGAGGTCTGGGCACAGGTACGTTCGTCCGTGTGA
- a CDS encoding phage tail tube protein: MSTPTETALARRWRMDVNMGASGSPDWQLCPAITEFQWTADPNHEDDTTYDSDGWKTNVKTAQEWEVEATFNRKASPDSTTYSPVHEKLRAAFLAYGEDSRVGIRFYDRNGLPEAYSGDVLVAWEPQGGEYTDLDQVQVTLTGTGPLTSITNPVTP; the protein is encoded by the coding sequence ATGTCGACGCCGACCGAGACCGCGCTGGCCCGCCGCTGGCGGATGGACGTCAACATGGGCGCGTCCGGCTCCCCGGACTGGCAACTGTGCCCGGCGATCACCGAGTTCCAGTGGACCGCCGACCCGAACCACGAAGACGACACCACGTACGACTCCGACGGGTGGAAGACCAACGTCAAGACGGCGCAGGAGTGGGAGGTCGAAGCGACGTTCAACCGCAAGGCGTCGCCGGACTCCACGACCTACAGCCCGGTGCACGAGAAGCTGCGCGCGGCGTTCCTCGCCTACGGGGAGGACTCTCGTGTCGGGATCCGCTTCTACGACCGCAACGGCCTGCCGGAGGCGTACTCGGGTGACGTCCTCGTGGCGTGGGAGCCGCAGGGCGGCGAGTACACCGACTTGGACCAGGTGCAGGTGACGCTCACCGGCACGGGTCCGCTCACGTCGATCACGAACCCGGTGACGCCCTGA
- a CDS encoding major capsid protein, with protein sequence MPVTLAQAQLNTAVDVDYAVIDNLRRYSWLLDRIVFDDTVTPGTGGGTLTYGYTRLKTVRTAAFRAYNTEYSPSEAERERVTVELHPHGGAFNVDRVLSRLGPGTSNEITFQMQQLLTATQQKWQEELITGDTAVDSNGFDGLDKSLTGTATEYDPLDNGTTAGYLDWRAATVITQPLAMAALDQLDEFLSLITPSKTGGGDAGAPGALPPGERAILGNRKSITRIRALARWAGLFTADKDSLGRRIERYGDWALVDIGDGQAGANPIIPIYSEDADEGGGGSTITGLTDIYAVTFGLDALHGASVAGIPLVQTWMPDFMHAGAVKSGEIEMGPSAMVLKNTKACGVLRKVKVQ encoded by the coding sequence ATGCCTGTGACTCTGGCTCAGGCCCAGCTCAACACGGCGGTCGACGTCGACTATGCCGTGATCGACAACCTGCGCCGCTACAGCTGGCTGCTCGACCGGATCGTCTTCGATGACACCGTGACCCCGGGCACCGGCGGCGGCACCCTCACCTACGGCTACACGCGGCTGAAGACCGTGCGCACCGCGGCGTTCCGCGCGTACAACACCGAGTACAGCCCCAGCGAGGCGGAGCGCGAGCGGGTCACCGTCGAGCTCCACCCGCACGGTGGCGCGTTCAACGTGGACCGTGTCCTGTCCCGGCTCGGCCCGGGCACGTCGAACGAGATCACGTTCCAGATGCAGCAGCTGCTCACCGCCACGCAGCAGAAGTGGCAGGAGGAGCTCATCACCGGGGACACCGCCGTCGACAGCAACGGGTTCGACGGACTCGACAAGTCCCTGACGGGCACGGCGACGGAGTACGACCCGCTCGACAACGGCACCACCGCCGGATACCTCGACTGGCGGGCGGCGACCGTCATCACCCAGCCACTGGCCATGGCCGCGCTGGATCAGCTGGACGAGTTCCTGTCCCTGATCACCCCGTCAAAGACCGGCGGCGGCGACGCGGGCGCCCCCGGGGCGCTCCCGCCCGGGGAGCGGGCGATCCTCGGCAACCGCAAGAGCATCACTCGCATCCGCGCCCTGGCACGGTGGGCCGGGCTGTTCACCGCCGACAAGGACTCCCTTGGCCGACGGATCGAACGCTACGGGGACTGGGCCCTCGTGGACATCGGCGACGGGCAGGCCGGCGCCAACCCGATCATTCCGATCTACTCGGAGGACGCGGACGAGGGCGGCGGCGGCAGCACCATCACGGGCCTGACGGACATCTACGCCGTCACGTTCGGTCTGGACGCTCTCCACGGCGCGTCGGTGGCGGGTATCCCGCTGGTCCAGACGTGGATGCCCGACTTCATGCACGCGGGCGCGGTCAAGTCCGGCGAGATCGAGATGGGCCCGTCCGCGATGGTGCTGAAGAACACCAAGGCGTGCGGCGTGCTGCGGAAGGTCAAGGTGCAGTGA
- a CDS encoding minor capsid protein: MAHTRALLEGLAGLLADAGLGVYRPNPGEVYAADETALGFGAMPDSPDRVIWLNTYPVEDTDQPDAITGVQFRIRVGPDPLEAGDIADAVFAQLHNRQALTFGSLRVGLIWRQSQALMGQDATGREELTANYYARTVRPAPYLND; encoded by the coding sequence GTGGCTCACACGCGCGCCCTCCTCGAAGGGCTGGCGGGGCTCCTCGCGGACGCGGGGCTCGGGGTGTACCGACCGAACCCCGGAGAGGTCTACGCGGCCGATGAGACGGCACTCGGGTTCGGCGCCATGCCGGACAGCCCGGACCGGGTGATCTGGCTCAACACCTACCCGGTGGAAGACACCGACCAGCCGGACGCGATCACGGGCGTCCAGTTCCGCATCCGCGTCGGACCGGATCCGCTCGAAGCGGGCGACATCGCCGACGCCGTGTTCGCCCAGCTCCACAACCGGCAGGCCCTCACCTTCGGCTCCCTGCGCGTGGGCCTGATCTGGCGCCAGTCGCAAGCCCTGATGGGGCAGGACGCGACCGGCCGCGAGGAGCTCACCGCCAACTACTACGCCCGGACCGTCAGGCCGGCGCCGTACCTGAACGACTAG
- a CDS encoding minor capsid protein: MTQYARMSWTGQRLWTGRGRRAASKGLQKALEHTLGVANRLVPLEEGTLERSGRVNVDGLNGAISYDAVYAVRQHEELTWRHLPGRQAKYLEQPMNTERDTMLRLMHVSLRDWLRG, translated from the coding sequence GTGACGCAGTACGCGCGCATGTCGTGGACGGGGCAGCGTCTGTGGACCGGCCGGGGCCGGCGCGCGGCGTCGAAGGGGCTTCAGAAGGCGTTGGAGCACACCCTCGGGGTCGCGAACCGGCTGGTGCCGTTGGAGGAGGGCACCCTCGAACGCTCCGGCCGGGTGAACGTGGACGGCCTGAACGGGGCGATCTCGTACGACGCAGTGTACGCCGTCCGTCAGCACGAAGAGCTGACGTGGCGACACCTGCCGGGCCGCCAGGCGAAGTACCTGGAGCAGCCCATGAACACGGAGCGGGACACCATGCTCCGCCTGATGCACGTCTCGCTGCGGGACTGGCTCCGCGGCTGA
- a CDS encoding phage tail protein, with translation MALNIGDLYATIRADDRGFRSGLNEAQLRLAGFTRMADGRLRDMHGRFVSQSDAMARTIGARFAAAARTAGQALLTAGQAAAKFGAALGVGVPAATAMLTALGGLAAGAVAAGVAFGAFKAAAQPQLESVTEATEAAEAAEEAHEKVLLKKQLAAKLAAKGGDKYKQALRDVESAQRAATEADAAAKTAMEGLPPATQQTAKAFAGLKSDYESWSDSLASTTMPVFTKGIGVLRDLLPQLTPFVKAAASAFSDLLDRIAVGVKSARFKEWAADMSAAAGPALRNFLTAIGNFARGFGSLMQAFLPQSAAVTGGLVSMSAAFADWAGSLKGSEGFAEFVALAREGGSTLGLLGSAAVDLLVALAPLIGTTAVIAKALAQVINNTPTPVLTALATVIASVAIGMKLYAAGAAVVAVANRVIASSAWTAVAGWMRMMAVGLMTYVRIGAAAVASAATTAAAWVGSALVSIGTWVAAVVRAAVMAVGQFALMAARAVVWAATMAAQWLIAMGPIGWIIAAVIGLTALIVANWDKIKEWTGKAWDWVWSKIRGVGQMIVNFIANIPLVRFFIQHWDRIKSGVVSRTMGLLSYIRSLPGKIISGLGNLGSLLVDKGKDVIRGLWNGIKSMGGWLKSALIGFAKSMIPGPIASALGISSPSKLMAREVGRWIPPGIAMGAEKNAGVLDRTMANLVTPPRVGAMAGGASLGAGMTGGGRAARQQVIVIRGDGSARADFILGELAHAVNKRGGDVQLAVTGRRG, from the coding sequence GTGGCGCTCAACATCGGCGACCTGTACGCCACCATCCGCGCGGACGACCGGGGATTCCGGAGCGGCCTGAACGAGGCGCAGCTCCGGCTCGCCGGGTTCACGCGCATGGCAGACGGCCGACTCCGCGACATGCACGGCCGGTTCGTATCACAGTCGGACGCCATGGCCCGCACGATCGGCGCCCGCTTCGCCGCCGCGGCGCGGACGGCCGGGCAAGCGCTCCTCACGGCGGGGCAGGCGGCGGCGAAGTTCGGGGCGGCGCTCGGGGTGGGCGTGCCCGCGGCGACGGCGATGCTGACCGCGCTCGGGGGTCTTGCTGCGGGGGCGGTCGCCGCGGGGGTGGCGTTCGGGGCGTTCAAGGCCGCCGCACAGCCGCAGCTCGAATCGGTCACGGAGGCGACGGAGGCCGCCGAAGCTGCCGAAGAGGCCCACGAAAAAGTCCTCCTCAAGAAGCAGCTCGCCGCGAAGCTCGCAGCCAAGGGCGGCGACAAGTACAAGCAGGCGCTCAGGGACGTGGAGTCGGCGCAGCGGGCCGCTACGGAGGCCGACGCGGCGGCGAAGACGGCGATGGAGGGGCTGCCTCCGGCGACGCAGCAGACGGCGAAGGCGTTCGCGGGTCTGAAGAGCGACTACGAGTCGTGGTCCGACAGTCTCGCGTCTACGACGATGCCGGTGTTCACCAAGGGCATTGGGGTCCTGCGGGATCTGCTGCCGCAGCTCACCCCGTTCGTGAAGGCCGCAGCCAGCGCGTTCTCCGACCTGCTCGACCGGATCGCCGTGGGGGTGAAGTCGGCCCGCTTCAAGGAGTGGGCGGCGGACATGTCCGCGGCGGCCGGCCCGGCGCTGCGGAACTTCCTGACCGCGATCGGGAACTTCGCGCGCGGGTTCGGCTCCCTGATGCAAGCCTTCCTGCCGCAGTCGGCGGCCGTCACCGGCGGACTCGTGTCCATGTCGGCGGCGTTCGCGGACTGGGCCGGGTCGCTGAAGGGCTCGGAAGGGTTCGCCGAGTTCGTCGCGCTCGCACGCGAGGGCGGGTCGACGCTCGGGCTCCTCGGCTCCGCTGCGGTGGATCTGCTGGTGGCACTGGCGCCGCTGATCGGCACCACGGCGGTGATCGCGAAGGCCCTCGCGCAGGTCATCAACAACACCCCGACGCCCGTACTGACCGCGCTGGCCACGGTGATTGCGAGCGTCGCCATCGGCATGAAGTTGTACGCCGCGGGCGCGGCGGTGGTGGCCGTGGCGAACCGGGTCATCGCCTCGTCGGCGTGGACGGCGGTGGCCGGGTGGATGCGGATGATGGCCGTCGGGCTGATGACGTACGTGCGGATCGGCGCGGCTGCGGTCGCGTCGGCGGCGACGACGGCGGCGGCGTGGGTCGGTTCTGCGCTGGTGTCGATCGGTACGTGGGTGGCGGCCGTGGTGCGGGCTGCGGTCATGGCGGTGGGGCAGTTCGCGCTCATGGCCGCGCGGGCGGTTGTGTGGGCGGCGACGATGGCCGCTCAGTGGCTGATCGCGATGGGCCCGATCGGCTGGATCATCGCTGCGGTGATCGGCCTGACGGCGCTGATCGTCGCCAACTGGGACAAGATCAAGGAGTGGACCGGTAAGGCGTGGGACTGGGTCTGGTCGAAGATCCGGGGCGTCGGCCAGATGATCGTGAACTTCATCGCGAACATCCCCCTGGTCCGGTTCTTCATCCAACACTGGGACCGCATCAAGTCCGGCGTGGTCAGCCGCACCATGGGCCTGCTCTCCTACATCCGCAGCCTCCCCGGCAAGATCATATCCGGGCTCGGGAACCTCGGCTCGCTGCTGGTCGACAAGGGCAAGGACGTCATCCGCGGCCTGTGGAACGGCATCAAGAGCATGGGCGGCTGGCTGAAGTCAGCCCTGATCGGATTCGCGAAGAGCATGATCCCAGGCCCGATCGCGTCCGCACTCGGCATCAGCAGCCCCTCCAAGCTCATGGCTCGCGAGGTCGGCCGCTGGATCCCGCCCGGTATCGCGATGGGCGCCGAGAAGAACGCAGGCGTGCTGGACCGCACCATGGCCAACCTCGTCACTCCGCCTCGCGTCGGGGCGATGGCGGGCGGGGCTTCGCTCGGCGCGGGCATGACGGGCGGCGGCCGGGCCGCACGACAACAGGTCATCGTCATCCGCGGCGACGGCAGCGCGCGGGCTGACTTCATCCTCGGTGAGCTCGCGCACGCCGTGAACAAGCGCGGCGGGGACGTACAGCTGGCCGTGACCGGCCGAAGGGGGTAA
- a CDS encoding DUF7426 family protein — translation MAGFKVLDEFLGDSLDLPVRCNDGEIRTFHIPAPSAEDGLRVEALMELGIRMAAEGADPDTEVLDDAQELDLYRTVLGPAYDDAIKFLNSARFKVLALTAMLWITQGLDAAEACWNAGGVPSQAAPNREQRRASSRAAKSTRSRGSQSGTSTPPATSRARKAAQT, via the coding sequence ATGGCCGGTTTCAAGGTCCTGGACGAGTTCCTCGGAGACTCCCTCGACCTGCCCGTCCGGTGCAACGACGGCGAGATCCGCACCTTCCACATCCCCGCCCCCTCCGCCGAGGACGGGCTCCGCGTGGAGGCCCTGATGGAGCTCGGGATCCGCATGGCCGCGGAGGGCGCCGACCCGGACACCGAGGTCCTGGACGACGCTCAGGAACTGGACCTGTACCGGACCGTTCTCGGGCCCGCCTACGACGACGCGATCAAGTTCCTCAACTCCGCGCGGTTCAAGGTCCTCGCGCTGACCGCGATGCTGTGGATCACGCAGGGCCTCGACGCCGCCGAAGCCTGCTGGAACGCGGGCGGCGTCCCTTCTCAGGCAGCCCCGAACCGGGAGCAGCGCCGCGCCTCATCCCGTGCGGCGAAATCGACCCGGTCACGGGGCTCGCAGAGTGGTACGAGTACCCCGCCGGCTACAAGCCGCGCCCGAAAGGCCGCACAGACCTGA
- a CDS encoding phage minor capsid protein, translating into MPVSPAMAEDLATEVRRLYEDTERALLERLAAALEADIESPRWAELKLAAVGNLRTAVEAVADALQRDSDGAVRRALIEAYNRGRQAAAAELGALDIGRALVARDTLPNAPAVDRLAASMAEDTRPLYVRITRAVVDTYRRIVANASGGVLLGANTRRQAAQRALDQFANQGITGFVDRAGRSWDMASYAEMAVRSVTARAAVEGHIDALGEIGVGLVIVSDAPLECPLCRPWEGETLTLSGQSGPHTVRAEHATENVGRIRRRPRIIPVHVAGSLTEARAAGLFHPNCRHSLAAYLPGVTTRPSHHPTPGTTYEDTQRQREIERHIRRWKRRAAASVDDNARRSANAKVRAWQAAMREHIDAREHLRRKPQREQIDAAR; encoded by the coding sequence ATGCCGGTGTCCCCCGCGATGGCGGAAGACCTCGCAACGGAGGTGCGGCGCCTCTACGAGGACACTGAGCGGGCGCTCCTCGAACGCCTCGCCGCGGCGCTGGAGGCCGACATCGAGTCGCCGCGGTGGGCGGAGCTCAAGCTCGCCGCGGTCGGCAACCTCCGCACCGCCGTGGAGGCCGTCGCCGACGCGCTCCAGCGCGACTCGGACGGGGCCGTGCGGCGCGCCCTGATCGAGGCGTACAACCGGGGCCGTCAGGCCGCCGCAGCGGAGCTCGGGGCCCTGGACATCGGCCGCGCTCTCGTCGCCCGGGACACCCTGCCGAACGCGCCCGCCGTGGACCGGCTGGCCGCGTCCATGGCGGAAGACACCCGCCCGCTGTACGTGCGCATCACCCGGGCCGTGGTCGACACCTATCGGCGGATCGTCGCGAACGCCTCCGGCGGGGTGCTCCTCGGTGCGAACACCCGCAGACAGGCCGCGCAGCGCGCGTTGGACCAGTTCGCGAACCAGGGGATCACGGGGTTTGTGGATCGGGCGGGCCGGTCGTGGGACATGGCGAGCTATGCGGAGATGGCCGTCCGGTCCGTCACCGCCCGCGCCGCCGTAGAGGGCCACATCGACGCCCTCGGGGAGATCGGCGTCGGGCTCGTCATCGTCTCCGATGCGCCGCTGGAATGCCCCCTGTGCCGGCCGTGGGAGGGCGAGACGCTGACCCTGTCCGGACAGTCCGGACCGCACACCGTGCGCGCGGAGCACGCCACCGAGAACGTCGGTCGGATCCGCCGACGGCCGCGGATCATCCCCGTGCACGTCGCCGGCAGCCTCACGGAGGCCCGCGCGGCTGGCCTGTTCCACCCGAACTGCCGCCACTCCCTCGCGGCGTACCTGCCCGGGGTGACGACGCGGCCGTCGCACCATCCCACCCCGGGGACGACGTACGAGGACACTCAGCGGCAACGCGAGATCGAGCGCCACATCAGGCGGTGGAAGCGTCGCGCCGCAGCGTCCGTGGACGACAACGCGCGGCGGTCGGCGAACGCGAAGGTCCGGGCGTGGCAAGCCGCCATGCGCGAGCACATCGACGCACGCGAGCACCTGCGCCGCAAGCCGCAGAGGGAGCAAATCGACGCCGCACGCTGA
- a CDS encoding helix-turn-helix domain-containing protein, translating into MTTDYQTARVALGARLRELRTEAGLNGKAFAERLGWQPSKVSRLEHGKQTATESDLEDWASAAGALEHADDLKSRLRGLESQQRSWRRQLAAGHRPVQDRYVVEYRRTATARGYEATVIPGLFQTPDYARQLLLQNADLMSSPRDTDEAVGARMRRQEVLYETGKLFRVLVWEGALHALICPRDVMAGQLDRLVGLIGMSTVELGIVPLGAPLALTPKHGFWIFDEGRVVVETINTELQYDSADDVALYGRVWDRLAATAAYGPKAHRLIARARAQLSPA; encoded by the coding sequence GTGACCACGGACTACCAGACCGCACGGGTCGCCCTCGGTGCGCGGCTGCGCGAGCTGCGCACCGAGGCGGGCCTGAACGGGAAAGCCTTCGCCGAACGGCTCGGCTGGCAGCCGTCGAAGGTGTCCCGGCTCGAGCATGGCAAGCAAACCGCAACGGAGTCCGACCTCGAGGACTGGGCCTCCGCCGCGGGCGCGCTCGAGCACGCCGACGATTTGAAGAGCCGACTTCGGGGACTCGAGTCGCAGCAACGCTCGTGGCGCCGGCAGCTCGCTGCCGGCCACCGGCCGGTGCAGGATCGGTATGTGGTGGAGTACCGGCGCACCGCGACCGCCCGCGGCTACGAGGCCACCGTCATCCCGGGCCTGTTCCAGACGCCCGACTACGCCCGTCAATTGCTGCTCCAGAACGCCGACTTGATGAGCTCCCCGCGCGACACCGACGAGGCCGTTGGCGCCCGTATGCGCCGTCAAGAGGTGCTGTACGAGACGGGGAAGCTGTTTCGAGTGCTGGTGTGGGAGGGTGCCCTCCATGCGCTGATCTGCCCGCGGGACGTCATGGCCGGCCAACTGGACCGGCTCGTCGGTCTCATCGGCATGAGCACCGTAGAGCTCGGGATCGTTCCGCTCGGGGCGCCCCTCGCGCTGACCCCGAAGCACGGTTTCTGGATCTTCGATGAGGGGCGCGTCGTCGTGGAGACCATCAACACCGAGCTCCAGTACGACTCGGCTGACGACGTCGCCCTGTACGGCCGAGTGTGGGACCGGCTCGCCGCAACCGCGGCGTACGGGCCGAAGGCGCACCGCTTGATTGCCCGGGCACGCGCACAACTGTCACCTGCGTGA